A stretch of Lentisphaera araneosa HTCC2155 DNA encodes these proteins:
- a CDS encoding thioredoxin family protein: protein MRILLFSLMLFSLISCSTDIHNYEEKKLSSTLQNMFPDGVTYADGDEVDLRVLQDKTLALYFTSSNNPQSPEFESLLRDMAIKYDYRLSVVVVNSGPDYEEFAEYMDKYGSDFFIVSDKRSKTLTSKYKIVKTPTLIIYGMNGELIEEDGVESLVNNYPRIVPDWE from the coding sequence ATGAGAATTTTACTATTCAGCCTGATGCTGTTTTCATTGATTTCGTGCTCGACTGATATTCATAATTATGAAGAAAAGAAGTTGTCGTCGACGCTACAGAATATGTTTCCTGATGGGGTGACTTATGCAGATGGTGATGAAGTTGATTTGCGCGTTTTACAAGATAAAACCTTAGCGCTTTATTTTACCTCCAGTAATAATCCACAGTCACCTGAGTTTGAAAGCTTACTTAGAGATATGGCTATAAAATACGACTATCGTTTAAGCGTGGTCGTTGTGAATTCAGGTCCAGATTATGAGGAGTTTGCCGAATATATGGACAAGTATGGCTCTGATTTTTTTATTGTATCAGATAAGCGCAGTAAAACATTGACTTCTAAGTATAAAATTGTGAAGACTCCGACGCTTATTATTTATGGGATGAATGGAGAGTTAATTGAAGAAGATGGTGTGGAATCACTCGTTAATAACTATCCAAGAATTGTACCTGATTGGGAATGA
- the hemB gene encoding porphobilinogen synthase, whose amino-acid sequence MSYKLPIRPRRNRVNSSIRSLVQENQVTVDDLIMPLFVIEGEGQKIEVPSMPNIYRFSLDKLAAEVAELWELGIKAVALFPAINDDLKDSVATESTNPQGLFQRAIQTVKQTCPDMLTICDVAMDPYSSDGHDGFVENGEIINDITLPILAKMAVAQAEAGADIIAPSDMMDGRVAVIRDVLDQAGFANVGILAYTAKYASAFYGPFRDALDSAPKAGDKKTYQMNPANTREALREAELDTAEGADMIMVKPGLPYLDVVQSLSQSSQLPIAVYNVSGEYAMLQAAAEKGWLDYRSSVCETLMSFKRAGADIILSYHAKEFATWQKEA is encoded by the coding sequence ATGTCTTATAAGCTCCCCATACGCCCGCGTAGAAACCGCGTCAACTCATCCATCCGTAGTTTAGTTCAAGAAAACCAAGTCACGGTTGACGACCTCATCATGCCCCTCTTTGTCATTGAAGGCGAAGGTCAGAAAATTGAAGTTCCTTCAATGCCAAATATCTATCGTTTTTCTCTCGATAAATTAGCAGCTGAAGTCGCTGAATTATGGGAACTCGGAATTAAAGCCGTGGCACTCTTTCCCGCAATCAATGATGATCTGAAAGATTCAGTCGCAACTGAATCCACTAATCCCCAAGGCTTATTTCAGCGCGCTATCCAAACAGTGAAGCAAACCTGCCCTGACATGCTGACAATTTGTGACGTTGCCATGGATCCTTATAGCTCAGATGGCCATGACGGCTTTGTGGAAAACGGTGAAATCATCAATGATATCACTTTGCCCATACTTGCCAAAATGGCCGTTGCCCAAGCTGAAGCAGGCGCTGACATTATTGCTCCCTCGGACATGATGGACGGTCGTGTTGCGGTGATTCGAGACGTCCTTGATCAAGCAGGCTTTGCGAATGTTGGTATTCTTGCGTACACAGCAAAATATGCCTCAGCTTTTTATGGCCCTTTCCGTGACGCACTCGACTCAGCACCAAAAGCAGGCGATAAAAAAACTTACCAAATGAACCCTGCTAATACACGTGAAGCTCTACGAGAAGCCGAATTGGACACCGCCGAAGGTGCTGATATGATCATGGTTAAACCGGGCCTCCCCTATTTAGATGTGGTTCAGTCACTCTCACAAAGCTCACAACTCCCTATTGCGGTCTATAATGTGTCAGGTGAATACGCTATGTTACAGGCGGCAGCTGAAAAGGGTTGGTTGGATTACCGTAGCTCTGTTTGCGAAACTTTGATGTCTTTCAAGCGCGCTGGTGCAGATATAATTCTTAGCTATCACGCCAAAGAATTTGCGACATGGCAAAAAGAAGCATAG
- a CDS encoding deoxycytidylate deaminase produces the protein MSNKERPSWDQYFMNIAHVAAERSSCSRRHVAAVIVKDKRVISTGYNGTPRGVKNCDDGGCPRCNSDVASGHGLDECLCCHAEENSIVQAACHGISINGASIYTTYSPCLLCAKMIINAGIHEVIFHQRYSIDSTSSQLLNEAGVTLRPVE, from the coding sequence ATGAGCAACAAAGAACGCCCGTCTTGGGATCAATACTTCATGAATATCGCACATGTAGCTGCGGAACGCAGCAGCTGCTCGCGCCGTCATGTTGCAGCCGTCATCGTCAAAGATAAACGCGTCATCTCAACTGGCTACAATGGCACTCCACGCGGCGTGAAAAACTGTGATGATGGTGGTTGCCCACGCTGTAACTCTGATGTCGCTTCGGGACACGGCCTAGATGAATGCCTCTGCTGTCATGCCGAGGAGAATTCTATCGTTCAAGCCGCATGCCATGGCATTTCGATTAATGGTGCCTCGATCTACACCACATACTCACCCTGTTTACTCTGTGCCAAAATGATTATTAATGCTGGAATACACGAAGTCATTTTCCATCAACGTTATAGCATTGACTCAACATCTTCACAACTTTTAAATGAAGCAGGGGTCACCCTGCGTCCCGTCGAATAA
- a CDS encoding YiiX/YebB-like N1pC/P60 family cysteine hydrolase: protein MGLLQRLGESIAGYLARERPRGMYVATSNPELLKKNLKPGDVLLVEGSSRFSSAIKYITQSTWSHSAIYVGDCGLEAEGEEKAVLIEADVVEGVRAVPISQYTSFHTRICRPVGITPDELKDLIQFLIDRLGYQYDLKNIFDLARYFLHPPPIPTKWRRQLLALGSGDPTRAICSSLIAMAFQSVKYPILPERLQPCEEDDECRELYHIRHHSLFAPRDFDVSPYFEIVKPTIYQDFDPHQLLWATDEELRKMELRF from the coding sequence ATGGGTTTATTACAAAGATTAGGTGAGTCAATTGCCGGTTATTTGGCTCGTGAAAGACCGAGGGGTATGTATGTGGCGACCTCTAACCCTGAGTTGCTCAAGAAAAATCTAAAACCAGGTGATGTCCTCTTAGTGGAAGGGAGTAGTCGCTTTAGCTCAGCTATTAAGTATATCACACAGTCCACATGGTCTCATTCAGCGATCTATGTGGGTGATTGTGGCCTAGAAGCTGAAGGTGAAGAGAAGGCGGTTCTTATTGAAGCGGACGTTGTTGAAGGTGTACGAGCTGTGCCCATTAGTCAATACACTTCTTTTCATACACGGATCTGCCGTCCTGTAGGTATTACTCCTGATGAATTAAAAGATCTAATCCAGTTTCTAATTGATCGTTTAGGTTATCAGTACGATTTGAAGAATATATTTGATTTAGCCAGATATTTTCTGCATCCACCACCCATTCCAACAAAGTGGCGTCGCCAATTATTAGCACTTGGTAGTGGAGATCCCACACGAGCCATTTGTTCTTCTTTAATTGCGATGGCTTTTCAGTCAGTTAAATATCCCATCTTGCCAGAGCGGTTACAACCATGTGAGGAAGATGATGAATGTCGTGAGCTCTATCACATACGGCATCATAGCCTCTTTGCGCCACGGGACTTTGATGTTTCACCATATTTTGAAATAGTTAAGCCAACGATATATCAAGATTTTGATCCGCATCAATTACTTTGGGCAACTGACGAAGAGTTGCGTAAGATGGAATTGCGTTTTTAG
- a CDS encoding peptidylprolyl isomerase produces the protein MSNPRVKIITDKGTMIAELFEDKAPNTVANMIELAESGFYKDLRFHRILKGFMAQGGCPNTKKDAESGSPGTGGPGYTFDNEHHPEAKHDARGILSMANAGPNTNGSQFFVCFGATPFLDGGYSVFGQVVEGLEVIDALEAVGSAQDPIPPSEKVYFSIEVESKGDKDYKVSKNG, from the coding sequence ATGTCCAATCCTCGCGTTAAAATCATTACCGACAAGGGTACAATGATCGCTGAGCTTTTCGAAGATAAAGCTCCAAATACAGTTGCTAACATGATTGAGTTAGCTGAATCTGGGTTCTATAAAGATTTACGTTTCCATCGCATATTGAAGGGCTTTATGGCTCAGGGTGGATGCCCAAATACGAAGAAAGATGCAGAATCTGGTTCGCCTGGTACTGGTGGTCCTGGTTACACATTTGATAATGAGCATCACCCAGAAGCTAAGCACGACGCACGTGGTATTCTTTCTATGGCTAATGCTGGACCTAATACGAATGGCAGTCAGTTCTTCGTTTGCTTTGGTGCAACGCCATTCTTAGATGGTGGCTACAGTGTGTTTGGTCAAGTCGTTGAAGGTCTCGAAGTGATCGATGCTCTCGAAGCAGTTGGTTCTGCTCAGGATCCGATCCCACCATCAGAAAAAGTTTACTTCTCAATTGAAGTTGAATCCAAAGGCGATAAAGACTACAAAGTTAGCAAAAACGGCTAA
- the pdxH gene encoding pyridoxamine 5'-phosphate oxidase, producing the protein MSIPISELIERFQKDLDATTQKGHPEPTAMTLSTVNENGFPSSRVVLLKAFDERGFVFYTNLTSRKSREIQNNPQVCINFMWHNISKQIRVEGRAEQVSDQEADAYFATRAKQSQIGAWASKQSTEIEQKMDFKKRVVKYGLKFATSKVPRPDFWSGFRIVPSKIEFWQKRDFRLHERQVFTPDTSVNWNEVRLYP; encoded by the coding sequence ATGTCTATCCCCATTAGCGAACTCATTGAACGCTTTCAAAAAGATCTAGATGCCACAACTCAAAAAGGCCACCCCGAACCTACTGCGATGACGCTTTCTACAGTTAATGAAAATGGCTTCCCATCTTCACGAGTTGTCTTGCTCAAAGCTTTTGATGAAAGAGGCTTCGTTTTCTATACCAACTTAACAAGTAGAAAATCTCGCGAGATCCAAAATAACCCCCAAGTCTGCATCAACTTCATGTGGCATAATATCTCCAAGCAAATCCGTGTTGAAGGCCGTGCGGAGCAAGTTTCTGACCAAGAAGCCGATGCTTATTTCGCCACGCGTGCCAAACAAAGCCAAATCGGTGCCTGGGCGAGTAAACAATCTACTGAAATTGAACAGAAAATGGATTTTAAAAAGCGGGTCGTCAAATATGGCTTAAAGTTTGCGACGAGCAAAGTTCCACGACCAGATTTCTGGTCGGGCTTCCGCATTGTTCCGAGCAAAATCGAATTTTGGCAAAAACGCGACTTCCGCCTGCATGAACGCCAGGTCTTCACCCCTGACACATCTGTGAACTGGAACGAAGTTCGCCTTTACCCCTAA
- a CDS encoding AAA family ATPase gives MSAHLIIIEGPEPGLTVPLNEGIQFIGRDTSTDICIPHPSISKIHASLDLRSGELTLSDCDSTNGIKVHGNKHKQIKIEDQDTFLIGDILVRFISGSDIKNTLTDFSNRIPILRNEIKKIIVGQDDVVAQILAGIFGGGHCLLTGVPGLAKTITVNSISKVLNLDFKRIQFTPDLMPTDITGTTILDEDEQGRRSFKFVKGPIFTQLLLADEINRTPPKTQAALLEAMQEKQVTVGEKTLQLPSPFIVMATRNPVEQEGTYILPEAQLDRFMFNINIDYPSPTEEEEILRRTCSPSSVHLKQIFQASDIIRFRKAIERVETSPLVISYVTALTRATRPGTKDCPEELNELIEYGAGPRAGQYLIRGAKAFAAMEGRSFTTCDDIKKCAIPVLRHRISPSFKAQATRMSEDDLVHKLLSLIPEPEIPQFV, from the coding sequence ATGAGCGCTCATTTAATAATTATTGAAGGTCCTGAACCAGGCCTGACAGTCCCACTCAATGAAGGCATTCAGTTTATTGGTCGTGACACCAGCACCGACATCTGTATCCCTCACCCTTCGATTTCCAAAATCCATGCTTCCCTCGACCTCAGAAGCGGTGAATTAACACTCTCGGACTGTGACAGTACCAATGGCATTAAAGTCCACGGTAATAAACACAAACAAATTAAAATCGAAGATCAAGACACATTTCTTATCGGTGACATTCTCGTTCGATTTATCAGCGGTTCAGATATTAAAAATACTTTGACTGACTTCTCGAATCGCATTCCCATTTTGCGCAATGAAATCAAGAAAATTATTGTGGGCCAAGACGATGTTGTTGCGCAAATCTTAGCAGGTATCTTCGGTGGGGGCCACTGTCTACTAACGGGTGTTCCTGGCTTAGCCAAAACAATCACAGTCAATTCTATCTCTAAAGTTCTTAATCTCGACTTTAAACGCATTCAGTTCACTCCCGATCTCATGCCTACTGATATCACCGGCACAACTATTCTCGATGAAGATGAACAAGGCAGACGTTCCTTCAAATTTGTTAAAGGTCCTATTTTTACACAGCTACTTTTAGCGGATGAAATCAACCGAACGCCGCCAAAAACTCAAGCGGCATTACTTGAGGCCATGCAAGAGAAGCAAGTGACAGTCGGTGAAAAAACTCTCCAATTGCCATCGCCTTTCATTGTGATGGCTACGCGAAATCCGGTAGAACAAGAGGGAACTTATATCCTTCCAGAGGCTCAACTCGACCGCTTTATGTTCAATATCAATATTGATTATCCAAGTCCAACTGAAGAAGAAGAAATCTTACGTCGGACTTGTTCACCTAGTTCTGTTCACCTTAAGCAAATCTTTCAGGCCAGCGATATCATTCGCTTCAGGAAAGCTATTGAACGAGTCGAAACCTCACCCCTCGTCATTTCCTATGTCACAGCTCTCACCCGAGCTACCCGCCCTGGAACGAAAGACTGTCCTGAGGAGCTCAATGAACTCATCGAATATGGTGCCGGTCCACGTGCGGGCCAATACCTCATTCGAGGTGCTAAGGCTTTTGCCGCTATGGAAGGCCGAAGTTTCACAACTTGTGACGATATCAAAAAATGTGCCATCCCGGTATTACGACACCGTATTTCACCAAGCTTCAAAGCTCAAGCGACTCGCATGAGTGAAGATGATTTAGTCCACAAATTACTAAGCCTTATCCCAGAGCCGGAAATACCTCAATTTGTCTAA
- a CDS encoding MlaA family lipoprotein: MKKFLPIFSLAVVLLQSCSSQYSEWEKPLPEGEIVPGVELTPDPIERANRVSYYVDDKLMNYIIEPASDGYRYVVPETGRTGINNFFDNILFPRNFINNLLQADWDGLGRTTDRFILNTTIGILGFRDVAADKYNLKAAKQDTGKTFAKWGWENNFYLYIPLLGPSSDRDLVGKVGDYFMNPLNYDKDAKILNYFLIFNRATFFTDAYRALNETQYDPYDLRRLIYSVTRRYNTDPISFQGEDSPATQTLRAVYLQPREKDFEDWKEEGELQVASTGETINYNYWLQNKPAPLMYVIPGLGSHRSSGQPMFLAEMAYMKGYNVVTFSNLMNFEPVLKSKEGTYPGYTPKDVKNIKKFMSAIDADLEKNYVGQFGDRSVMGVSLGAYYLLNLAASETEEDALKFNKYIAIDSPLDLLYGLKQLDKSYNAPLALETQEERERFVLGTLTKVAAILANGQKIEHNQNMPFTDAEANYLIGLSFRKTLRDMLFISAYQEEIMANNEFTPKNGLYDTLSQYSWEDYYKNFVMPKLLETGLSEEQVAKDVSLKSLTDKLKANDRIFVFTNKNDFLNEAGSDEWVKSTFGDRAKVFEDGGHLGDLITDKVRSEIVEVLEK, encoded by the coding sequence ATGAAGAAGTTTTTGCCAATTTTTAGTTTGGCTGTTGTCCTACTACAATCATGTAGTTCACAATACAGCGAATGGGAAAAGCCCTTACCGGAAGGTGAAATTGTTCCTGGTGTAGAGTTAACACCTGACCCCATTGAGCGTGCCAACCGCGTGAGTTATTACGTAGATGATAAGTTGATGAACTACATTATTGAACCAGCTTCGGACGGTTATCGTTATGTTGTGCCAGAAACTGGACGAACTGGTATTAACAATTTCTTTGATAATATTCTCTTCCCTAGAAACTTTATCAATAACCTCCTCCAAGCTGATTGGGATGGTTTAGGTAGGACTACTGACCGCTTTATTCTTAATACAACTATTGGTATTCTTGGTTTCCGTGATGTTGCTGCAGACAAATATAATCTAAAAGCGGCGAAACAAGACACAGGTAAGACTTTTGCTAAATGGGGATGGGAAAATAATTTCTATCTTTATATACCCCTCTTAGGTCCAAGTTCAGATCGTGATTTAGTTGGTAAAGTAGGTGACTATTTTATGAACCCACTCAATTACGATAAAGACGCAAAGATACTCAATTACTTCTTGATCTTTAACCGAGCGACTTTCTTTACGGATGCCTACCGCGCTTTAAATGAAACTCAGTACGACCCTTATGACTTACGTCGTTTGATCTACTCTGTGACGCGTCGTTACAATACAGATCCAATCAGTTTCCAAGGTGAAGATTCACCTGCAACACAAACTTTAAGAGCTGTTTACTTGCAGCCACGTGAAAAAGATTTTGAAGACTGGAAAGAAGAAGGTGAGCTTCAGGTAGCCAGCACTGGCGAAACCATTAATTATAACTACTGGTTACAAAATAAACCAGCGCCACTCATGTACGTGATTCCAGGTCTTGGCTCACATAGAAGTTCTGGTCAGCCAATGTTCCTCGCAGAGATGGCTTACATGAAGGGTTATAATGTTGTGACTTTCTCGAATCTCATGAATTTTGAGCCAGTGCTCAAATCTAAAGAAGGTACGTACCCTGGATATACACCAAAAGATGTTAAGAATATCAAAAAGTTCATGTCAGCAATTGATGCGGATCTTGAAAAGAATTACGTAGGTCAATTTGGTGATAGATCTGTTATGGGTGTATCGCTCGGGGCATACTACCTGCTCAACTTAGCCGCAAGTGAAACCGAAGAAGATGCTTTAAAATTCAATAAATATATTGCGATTGATTCTCCGCTAGATCTTCTTTATGGTCTTAAACAACTCGACAAATCATATAATGCACCGCTTGCTCTAGAGACACAAGAAGAGAGAGAAAGATTTGTTCTTGGTACTCTAACAAAAGTCGCTGCGATCCTCGCAAATGGCCAAAAAATAGAACACAATCAAAATATGCCATTTACAGATGCTGAAGCCAACTATTTAATAGGTTTAAGTTTCCGCAAAACACTTCGTGATATGCTCTTTATTAGTGCCTACCAAGAAGAAATCATGGCCAATAATGAGTTCACACCAAAGAATGGTCTCTACGATACACTAAGTCAGTACTCATGGGAAGATTATTATAAGAATTTTGTTATGCCTAAATTATTAGAGACAGGCTTAAGTGAAGAGCAAGTTGCTAAAGATGTAAGCCTCAAGTCACTCACAGATAAGCTTAAAGCTAATGATCGCATTTTTGTGTTTACTAACAAAAACGATTTCTTAAATGAAGCAGGAAGTGATGAGTGGGTAAAATCAACTTTTGGTGACCGCGCAAAAGTATTTGAAGATGGTGGTCACTTAGGTGATCTTATCACAGATAAAGTGAGATCTGAAATTGTTGAAGTTTTAGAAAAATAA
- a CDS encoding peptidylprolyl isomerase — protein sequence MMMKLFKLLVLALFIVGCQSSDSSKETQAEMTPVPNKPSKPYSHPVVKITSSKGVMIAELYEDKSPNTVANFVSLTESGFYNDMHFHRVIRGFMAQGGCPYSRSNDKTRKRPGTGGPGYSFNNETHPQLRHSQKGILSMANSGPHTNGSQFFILFKESSFLNGSYNVFGRVIEGLDVLDKIEAIGAQRDGFPLKEKVTFSVELLQKNDHLYKVKKN from the coding sequence ATGATGATGAAATTATTTAAACTCTTAGTGTTAGCTCTGTTTATTGTTGGCTGCCAAAGTTCAGATAGCTCAAAAGAGACTCAAGCTGAAATGACTCCAGTGCCGAATAAGCCCTCCAAGCCATATAGTCATCCAGTTGTTAAAATCACTAGCTCTAAAGGTGTAATGATTGCTGAGCTTTATGAAGACAAATCACCAAATACGGTAGCGAACTTTGTGAGTTTAACTGAAAGTGGTTTTTATAACGATATGCATTTTCACCGTGTTATTCGTGGTTTTATGGCTCAGGGTGGATGTCCTTATTCTCGCAGTAATGACAAGACACGAAAACGTCCAGGGACTGGTGGTCCAGGTTATAGTTTCAATAACGAAACACACCCCCAGTTGCGCCATTCGCAAAAAGGGATTCTATCCATGGCGAATTCGGGCCCACATACCAATGGCAGTCAGTTTTTCATTCTCTTCAAAGAGTCGAGTTTTTTAAACGGGAGCTATAATGTGTTTGGTCGGGTTATTGAAGGTTTAGATGTTTTAGATAAAATTGAAGCAATTGGTGCCCAGCGTGATGGCTTCCCACTCAAAGAAAAAGTGACTTTTTCAGTTGAGTTGCTACAAAAAAATGATCACCTCTACAAAGTAAAAAAGAACTAA
- a CDS encoding DciA family protein codes for MDELKEEHNWRTGEMRKLGWKERQREQSLIDFFGSAFGPSEASHLIRNDSAPIQGSLNNIVNKFEKKLNNPARILQEEWDQYVSGPLVEHSRPKFLRPDGAMIIEGDNSTYTYSLRSYYSRELLMRLQQRFPGQVKSIIFVTAKT; via the coding sequence ATGGATGAACTAAAAGAAGAGCATAACTGGCGCACAGGTGAAATGCGTAAGTTGGGTTGGAAAGAACGCCAACGCGAACAGTCGCTTATCGATTTTTTTGGTTCAGCTTTTGGCCCCTCCGAAGCCTCGCATCTCATCCGCAATGATTCTGCTCCTATCCAGGGCTCACTCAATAACATCGTTAATAAATTCGAAAAAAAACTCAACAACCCTGCACGCATCCTACAAGAAGAGTGGGATCAATATGTAAGCGGGCCACTCGTCGAACATTCTCGCCCCAAGTTTCTACGCCCTGATGGTGCGATGATTATCGAAGGCGATAATTCCACCTACACTTACTCGCTCAGAAGCTATTATTCTCGAGAATTACTGATGCGTCTTCAACAACGCTTTCCCGGTCAGGTTAAAAGTATCATTTTTGTGACCGCAAAAACTTAA
- a CDS encoding C39 family peptidase, protein MKLLFNIYILLFSVVNAAEIESLFKDPNTATLASSQFVDSNKDFVWKGDNKRVAISKSSSVMGYNAYESLAYFTAKGKLVRLDSWIYNKGDQGEKSSDEFEKIYKDLLNKLSAHFGVKPKRFAKDGATRGLAYSFMITQKYEVRLLIGHDKKKKPSYLSLVMRNYATSDRVNSETKTKAFIKKTSTGDVYIDMIPMIDQGEKGYCVPATLTRIGQHYGVDVSMHELAMVAHSSSEGGTSLRQAMDAVKKGRIALSIRDIKVNYYDQIPYRVTANEVKAWAREIEDKNRDMARFEKEVIKRIDRGRMIAWSMMAGAFPEKGVLEGKMGGHMRMIIGYNSKTREILYSDSWGKGHEIKRWPLKYAYLVTTRLYDVVPK, encoded by the coding sequence ATGAAGTTATTATTTAATATTTATATTTTGCTGTTTAGTGTCGTTAATGCCGCGGAAATCGAATCGCTTTTTAAAGATCCCAATACGGCAACACTAGCGTCGTCTCAGTTTGTTGATAGCAATAAAGATTTTGTCTGGAAAGGAGATAACAAGCGAGTCGCCATTTCTAAAAGCTCTAGTGTAATGGGGTATAATGCTTATGAATCCTTGGCCTATTTTACTGCAAAGGGGAAGTTAGTACGATTGGATAGCTGGATCTATAACAAAGGTGATCAAGGGGAGAAAAGTAGTGATGAATTCGAGAAAATTTATAAAGATTTATTGAATAAGTTAAGTGCCCATTTTGGGGTAAAGCCAAAAAGGTTTGCCAAAGACGGAGCCACCCGAGGCTTAGCTTACAGTTTTATGATCACTCAAAAATACGAAGTCCGTTTGCTTATAGGCCACGACAAAAAGAAAAAGCCGAGTTATCTAAGCTTGGTTATGAGAAACTATGCCACTAGTGATCGTGTGAATTCCGAAACAAAGACCAAAGCTTTTATAAAAAAGACTTCGACGGGGGATGTGTATATTGATATGATCCCGATGATTGATCAGGGTGAAAAAGGTTATTGTGTTCCTGCAACTTTAACGAGAATTGGTCAGCATTATGGTGTGGATGTGAGTATGCATGAGCTCGCTATGGTGGCTCATTCAAGTAGTGAGGGTGGCACGAGTCTAAGGCAAGCGATGGATGCGGTTAAAAAAGGTAGAATTGCGCTGAGTATTCGAGATATCAAAGTCAATTATTATGATCAAATCCCCTACAGGGTGACAGCAAATGAGGTGAAAGCGTGGGCACGTGAGATCGAAGACAAAAATCGCGATATGGCTCGATTTGAAAAAGAAGTTATCAAACGGATAGATCGCGGTCGAATGATTGCTTGGTCGATGATGGCGGGCGCCTTTCCTGAAAAAGGAGTCCTAGAAGGCAAAATGGGTGGACATATGCGTATGATCATAGGTTACAATTCAAAGACTCGCGAGATCCTTTATTCTGATTCCTGGGGGAAAGGGCACGAAATTAAACGCTGGCCCCTAAAGTATGCTTATCTAGTGACAACACGTCTCTATGATGTAGTTCCTAAGTGA
- a CDS encoding metallophosphoesterase → MDQSSLEVRKLREVKQAKSGDSLKKRLITQFVKLSGIGSKGLKNALDLQVRNYNWRFPNLPKEVEGMRLLHLSDTHLDGVPGLLENLLQKLDELEYDLVVWTGDFRYDKGDFDAQVLEPTFILAKYLLKRSRVLAVPGNHDCTQTLQSLETLGIEVLLNSGMEYKSGFYIAGVDDPHYYRTDDLSLSLKDRKGEDFTLLLAHSPEIVHEAGNREIDFYLCGHTHGGQVCFPYLGHIYWGARCARKYASGKFEYAKMQGYTHRGTGSSNSPIRFNCPPEIVIHQLGG, encoded by the coding sequence ATGGATCAAAGTAGTCTTGAAGTTCGCAAGTTACGCGAAGTTAAACAAGCTAAGTCAGGTGACTCACTCAAAAAACGTTTGATCACCCAGTTTGTCAAGCTTAGCGGTATTGGCTCAAAAGGGCTTAAAAATGCTCTCGATCTTCAAGTTCGCAATTATAATTGGCGCTTTCCTAATCTTCCCAAAGAAGTAGAAGGAATGCGCCTTTTGCATTTAAGCGACACACACTTAGACGGGGTGCCAGGTCTCCTCGAAAATCTTCTTCAAAAGTTGGATGAACTCGAATATGACTTAGTAGTTTGGACGGGCGATTTTCGCTATGACAAGGGAGATTTTGATGCTCAGGTACTTGAGCCAACCTTCATATTAGCAAAGTACTTATTAAAGCGTAGTCGAGTTTTGGCCGTGCCAGGCAATCACGATTGCACACAAACTTTGCAGAGTTTAGAAACTTTAGGCATCGAAGTTCTATTGAATTCCGGAATGGAGTATAAGTCCGGCTTTTATATTGCTGGGGTCGACGACCCACATTATTATCGGACCGATGATTTAAGTTTATCCTTGAAGGATAGGAAAGGGGAGGACTTCACCCTCCTTCTCGCACATAGTCCTGAGATCGTTCATGAAGCGGGAAACAGGGAAATAGATTTTTATTTGTGTGGTCATACACATGGTGGGCAAGTTTGCTTTCCATACTTGGGGCACATTTATTGGGGAGCCCGCTGTGCGCGAAAGTACGCCAGTGGCAAGTTTGAATATGCTAAGATGCAGGGTTACACTCATCGAGGTACGGGGTCTTCGAATTCTCCCATTCGTTTTAATTGTCCCCCAGAAATAGTTATTCATCAATTAGGAGGATGA